The sequence TAAACACTAACATATAATTATttcaataatacggagtaataataatgattgtgtTTGCGTAATAACTGTTTACAAGGTTATATGATTGTATGCACTAGAAAAAGAATCTCAACAACTTTCTAACATGTTTGACCCATATAACATGTTTCCTTTTAGCAAACTTTCTAAGTTTGAGCCCTTTGAGATAAAAGGCACAACCCAAATTGGACCAACTATATTAGGTTTGAAGTGGTCACATCCAGATATGAGTACCAAATGTATATAATACCTCGCCCTCAAGTCGATCAAGTATATGCACAAGTTTCTGATAATGATTTTTCTCTGCTTCAACCTTCAATTCAAGACGACATACGTTAATTCAACTTTTCAGATATTTAATCCTGCatcatttaataaaaataaataaataattaaaatttttACCATGGTTATAAGTCTTTGTAGCGTTAATCTTTGTTGTTGAGCTTCCACAGCTGACATGGTAGCAACAGCTTCTTTACCTAATATCGTCATGTTAGACTTTAGCTCCTTAAGCCTAACTTGGGCtgcttcaaattttgacaaattttCAGGATTCCCATTAGATTCTTTTACTTTTGCCTGACGTCTTGCAACTTCAATCACCTATTTCATGTCAATttacagtaaaaaaaaaaaaaaaatacaatagtAGTAAAGCAGGTAATTACATTGCGTATAGTAATCGTGGATGGTGACCTGATTCTTGTTTATAACTTAAAAACGGTGTTTGAAGGTGTGTTCCAAACATGATTATGTGATGGAGCATTAAAAAACTAGGATTCAATCATAAACGGTAATAAAAGGGCTGTAAAAGACTCCGCTTGAATGTGCTAATTCCGTTTAAGGTTGTAATAATCAGATATTCTGCTTTAGTGCTTGACAAATTCTGATTATTTAAGAAATTAATAGCTGAATGAATTGAAGTCTTTTGAAAGGGGACTAACACTCTCATAATTGATAGGTAAGTTCCATTTTACCTCTTAATGATcagttttttttattaatattcagTTCTTTAACGGCTAGTAAGAAACTGATTGTTTTACTCTTTAAATGATCTATACATTCAAAACTGATTATTGCAACTTTAAGATAATTAATACATGAAATTGCAACTCCATACACTTTTAAATTGTAGAATACAgaggaattttttttttacatattagAAGTAATTTGTTTTGAACCTGAGTTTCAGATTCTTGTCTCACTCGGTCATATCTTTGAGCATGACGTCGAGCATCCTCCAAAGGAGCTCCCACTACCATAGCTCTCAAAGGCTCTGCAACCTTTACATACAAAATTTATCATGCAAGTTTGTTAACTATATAAATTAATGAATGTGGACAGACATATATAAACAATTTAGCATGCAACACCATTCAGTTACATTTTGATTAAATGTGATGCAAGTATTATGTACCTGGGTGCCAAGGGTTTTCAATAGATTTTCTCGTTCCCGTTCGATATCCATACGAGCACTACTATAACTCAATGCTGCTTTGGATAACGCACTACCACTGGTGCAACTGTTCTCAGAACCATATTTCCTGCTGTCTTCAGATAGTTTGGTGCCTGTGGGCAGAAACAAACATAAGTAATTATAGGTGGCAAGATGGGTGGGCCAGAGCAGGATAGGAATGGGTAAAAATGGGTTCTTGTTGAAACGGGTCATTTTTAGTACATGTCAATACAGGCTGCTCTAGAGCAGGATAGGAATTGGTAAAAATGGGTTCTTGTTGAAACGGGTCATTTTTAGTACAGGTCAATACAGGCTGCTCCATTTACCAGCAAAGACTTAGATCTTTTAAACACTTCCACAAAGTAACTAGTGTGTTGGCTTTTACTTGAAAAACAATCTTATTAATACAGTAATCTATAATTCTATAATTTGAATAATATGAATTAGGCAAGTTTATACGTTAAAATAAGACTGTGTAACTTCCAACTTCTTTGACCTATTCAACTCATTTAAATCATCCCCTGTAACCCATTCAAGCTAAATCTTACAATTTGACATATTCTGACCCGTTAAAGATTAAACACAATCCAAACTAACCCACTCATAAGTAAACTGGTTGAATTTACGACATCTACAACTAGTTAAAGATACTGCAAATAGCTAACCAAAGAAAAAGATTTTTCCGAATCCGAGTTTCACTAACCAATTTCGACTTGCTTGGACCCTGTCACAATAAAACCCTCCACACCACGGACAATGTCTCGTTGAAAATGCTGATAAGAAAACAAGAGACACCATACATACAACTCAAAAATGAAAAAAAGAGAGCAAAAAGTTGCTACTAAAAGTAACAAGGTCGTATTCAAGTAACCTTCGCAGATCGGGTTGATATATGGAGCTTTTCAAGCTTTTGTTGCTGCTGCATTTCTACTTCATTAGCTACTACATCTTCTGAACCTCCAAGTCCACCCGCAAATTGTTTAAAAACAGCCTACCGTACACATATTTAAACACCAATTATAGCTCCAAATAATGCTAGCAAGGGATCCGATATTTTATTATTTACTTCTACGCTTTATTAGTTTTTCGTTTTTACAGGTTTTCTCCTATCTCTTGCTATGGTGTATTTTAGACAGCTTATTTTTAAACTGCTTATCAGCTTTGAAAACAAGTTGAAAAATAGTGTTTAttccaaaaaagaaaaaaatactCCACAATCGATTTCTAGAAAAGTAATTGAAATTGCTCATCTATGTGGTATTAAAATCCAGTAAGTTTTCATATATGCAACTCCAAACTAATTCCTGTAATCCATTTTAAGCCAGCAATTTTTTCGTTAATATTATATAAttcccaaaccatatatatattatatatacattattatatatatatatatatatatatatatatatatatatatatatatatatatatatatatatatatatatatatatatatatattatatatgtgtaatTTAATTCTAGTATTCTACTTGATTTATCAACATAATTACCTCCATGATAATTACTGTATATAGAATGGAGACAAAATCTTCTACAATTTTATAGATCAAACAATAAGACCTCTAAATAGTAAAATTAACCTAACGAATTGATAGTAAAAATTAACAGGTATGGTCTAACTAATAATGATATATAGTGACCTAGCTAATTACAGTAAAACCTAaaatcattttaatatataaattgttataattgTAAAGAAAAAATGACGATAAGAAATGTACCTGTTGCTGTCTAGCGACTTGTTCTCTGAGTTTGGAAGCTTGTTTTCGTATTGCATCCATTGATTTGATCTGTGCTACCGTATACGTTGAAGCTAATAGAGGGAAGTTTTGTGGGAAGTCTGTTTAAATTTTGATTTTGTTTCGGATGTTTGCTTGGAAAGGtaaagttttttatttttatttttttggcttgcactatattttttttttttttttatgtttaaaaTTTTGATTTACActttattttcatttttactatTGAACGGGTTAATGTCAAAGTATAACTTCTTTTATAACCTTTGTATTTCAACTTCTTACTTTTTGTTCCATATGTTTCAACATACTCATTTtatcacattattattatcataccttCTAACTGTAAAAACAGGTGAACAGTAACGACTTTAGTCTAACTGTAAAAACAGGTGAACAGTAACGACTTTAGTCTAAACGAGGATACAAAGGCCGCGCTTCGCTGCGGGATAGTTTTGATCAGTTAACGGTCGACTAACGAAACGTTAAAAAATAATTAACGGATATACGGCTCTAAGTAAGACATCAAAAAACCTTCATGCTCGATTGTTGTCGCCTTTAATTTTTTGATTAACCTTTAAGGTTGTACTTAGATATAAAAGTTGTACGACTTTCCTTGAACATTCTATCTTTATATTCTTGATTCTAagaaaatataaaagttgttgttAAGTGTAAATATCAAATTTATCTGCTTCAACAATTATGTCAGCTCTCCTATATTCAAACTTTTTAGTTACTATACCGAATTAACATCCCTTGACATGTGAAGAAACAAGAGtgtatatgtaaaaaaaataaataacaaaataatacataccgTTTTACACCTTATTTTTCATTTTACTAATACACCTCACGTTTATTGGTATCACTTAAAATCGTAAATAAGCCTCTCCAAGCACCTTAATGAAAAGTGACTATACTTTTCTGACCTAAATTCAACTTATCGGTCATTAGTGTCAACATTTTATCTTTTATTTGTTTATGTTGTAAGATAAAACATCAGTAGATGTATTTTAAAATACAGGCACTAATTTGACACACACTAATAATGAATCCAATCTTCTAAGACTTAGTTTGTATACTTAATAGAGGATTAATAGGTAAAAGAGTAAAAAAATGGAAAAAAGCcaaaactgtaacgaccctggattttccaacgttttattgttaataatttattattaatgcttgcgttttaataaacgtgttcttatacgtgttacttattaccgtatttaacttttcatggcccgatttgtctttgtgacacatgtactatttcacgaataatattttcgaatattatttaccttCATGattaactaatattaattatttttaattaactaatgttagtagttaattacttggaccttttatttatttgttggttacttgggcttggacttttatttcatggactagtaagcccaccctacacagcCCATCTTTcatgctagtattacattaagaatgatgatgatgaatgatgaatgatgatgatacttaagacctaatttacatacttttaaagctttgggaacgatttaatgacttagtaacttttgacttaggttgaggaccttccggaccaaccatttGCTTACTATTTCcgcatatcgacttttactactttccactgtgagttatagcacccctttttactttaactattttgggaactgagaatacatgcgatttttacgttttacatactaggcacgagtacttaaactttatatatgtgtgcgttatacaacggtataaactttccccttagctcggtaacgtttagtcattggtctttgaaccggtgaacgcgaatcttagatatagatccatagggtttgacatctccattcgggctagtagcgctagcattcaacgggtgtttaatacttcgtaaacttacgcactcgccaagtgtacttttagggggtgttatttacgttaagttagttaccaagtgcccaaggttatacatatacttttcatactattttgaaacactgaaatctcgtggcctaccttacattactgttatacttaaactatagctcaccaacctttgtgttaacatttttaaacatgtttttctcaggtgcttaaggtttgcttgcttccgctgtagttgccatgctttgtagacccccgctgcgcttattagagatgtcaccgcatgaaacgtttaatctgcattctgaaatgtcccgttcatattgattataaacgttccatattaattgatttcgtggtgaggttttgacctctatatgagacgtttttcaaagactgcattcatttttaaaacaaccataacctttattttatcaataaaggttttaaaagcattacgtagattatccaataatgataatctaaaatatactgtttacacatgaccattacataatggtttacaatagaaatatattacctcgaaatatgtttcttgaatgcagtttttacacaatatcatacaaacatggactccaaatcttgtccttattttagtaagcaacagcggaagctcttagtattcacctgagaataaacatgctttaaacgtcaacaaaaatgttggtgagttataggtttaacctatatatatcaaatcgtaacaatagaccacaagatttcatatttcaatacacatcccatacatagagataaaaatcattcatatggtgaacacctggtaaccgacattaacaagatgcatatataagaatatccccatcattccgggacacccttcggatatgatataaatttcgaagtactaaagcatccggtactttggatggggtttgttag comes from Rutidosis leptorrhynchoides isolate AG116_Rl617_1_P2 chromosome 4, CSIRO_AGI_Rlap_v1, whole genome shotgun sequence and encodes:
- the LOC139843669 gene encoding SH3 domain-containing protein 2-like isoform X3; the encoded protein is MDAIRKQASKLREQVARQQQAVFKQFAGGLGGSEDVVANEVEMQQQQKLEKLHISTRSAKHFQRDIVRGVEGFIVTGSKQVEIGTKLSEDSRKYGSENSCTSGSALSKAALSYSSARMDIERERENLLKTLGTQVAEPLRAMVVGAPLEDARRHAQRYDRVRQESETQVIEVARRQAKVKESNGNPENLSKFEAAQVRLKELKSNMTILGKEAVATMSAVEAQQQRLTLQRLITMVEAEKNHYQKLVHILDRLEGEVIHPYEAESDAELSLTVGEYVVVRKVSTNGWAEGECEGKAGWFPLEYVERRDRILDNKVAEV
- the LOC139843669 gene encoding SH3 domain-containing protein 2-like isoform X1; this translates as MDAIRKQASKLREQVARQQQAVFKQFAGGLGGSEDVVANEVEMQQQQKLEKLHISTRSAKHFQRDIVRGVEGFIVTGSKQVEIGTKLSEDSRKYGSENSCTSGSALSKAALSYSSARMDIERERENLLKTLGTQVAEPLRAMVVGAPLEDARRHAQRYDRVRQESETQVIEVARRQAKVKESNGNPENLSKFEAAQVRLKELKSNMTILGKEAVATMSAVEAQQQRLTLQRLITMVEAEKNHYQKLVHILDRLEGEMMQERQRIEAPPLVAAVSPMSSSPPEDDNNGVQASQSNDIFEENMDYYLAEVIHPYEAESDAELSLTVGEYVVVRKVSTNGWAEGECEGKAGWFPLEYVERRDRILDNKVAEV
- the LOC139843669 gene encoding SH3 domain-containing protein 2-like isoform X2, yielding MDAIRKQASKLREQVARQQQQQKLEKLHISTRSAKHFQRDIVRGVEGFIVTGSKQVEIGTKLSEDSRKYGSENSCTSGSALSKAALSYSSARMDIERERENLLKTLGTQVAEPLRAMVVGAPLEDARRHAQRYDRVRQESETQVIEVARRQAKVKESNGNPENLSKFEAAQVRLKELKSNMTILGKEAVATMSAVEAQQQRLTLQRLITMVEAEKNHYQKLVHILDRLEGEMMQERQRIEAPPLVAAVSPMSSSPPEDDNNGVQASQSNDIFEENMDYYLAEVIHPYEAESDAELSLTVGEYVVVRKVSTNGWAEGECEGKAGWFPLEYVERRDRILDNKVAEV